Sequence from the Microbacterium sp. AZCO genome:
TGCGTGGGGTGCTCGTGCGTGCCGTCGCCGGCGTTGACGACGCCCGCCGTGATCCACCCGCTCGTCGCCAGGGTGCGCGGCGCGCCGGAGGCTCCGTGGCGGATGACGACGGCATCCGCCCCCATCGCCTGCAGCGTCTGGGCGGTGTCCTGCAGCGACTCGCCCTTCGAGACGCTCGAGCCCTTCGCGGAGAAGTTGATGACGTCGGCGCTCAGGCGCTTGGCGGCGGCCTCGAACGAGATGCGCGTGCGCGTGGAGTCCTCGAAGAAGAGGTTGACGACCGTCTTGCCCCGGAGTGTCGGCAGCTTCTTGATCTCGCGGCGCTGCGTGTCGGCCATGTCCTCGGCGACGTCGAGGATGCGCAGGGCCTCGGCCCGGCCGAGCGTCTTGGTGTCGAGCAGGTGCCTCATGACTCGATCGTCACCTCCTCGGCGCCGTCGATCTCCGACAGGCGCACGTTGACGCGCTCCTCGCGGGCGCTGGGCAGGTTCTTGCCCACGAAGTCGGGCCGGATGGGCAGTTCGCGGTGCCCGCGGTCGACGAGCGTCGCGAGTCGCACGGCGGCGGGGCGGCCGATGTCCTGCAGAGCGTCGAGCGCCGCCCGGATGCTGCGGCCGGAGAACAGCACGTCGTCGACGAGCACGACGGTCTTGCCGTCGATGCCGCCCGCCGGGATCTGCGTCGGCTGCGGGGCCCGCGTCGGATTGCGATGCAGGTCGTCGCGGTACATCGTGACGTCGAGCGACCCGACGGGCACGGGGTGGCCGCCGAACTCGGTCACGAGCGCGGCGACGCGGTTCGCGAGGGTGACTCCTCGAGTGGGGATGCCGAGTATGACGAGATTCTCCGGGCCTCTGTTGGACTCGAGGATCTCGTGCGAGATCCGAGTCAGTGCCCGGGCGATGTCGGCCTCGTGCAGCACGGTGCGCGTGCTCATCCGCCGCTCCCTTCTCCGCCTCACAGGACGGGGTTAAAGGTTGCTGTGGTGTTCGCTCCAGCCTACCGGACGCCCCGGCACCGCCGAGGCAGGGGTCAGGCGGCGGGCTGCTCGGCGTCGGCCTCGACCTGCGAGGCGCGGATGGGGTGGCCCTGCGACGTCAGGCACTTGCCGGAGGCGAGGTCCCACTTCCAGTCGTGGAGGGAGCAGGTGAGGACGCCGTCCTCGATCTTGCCCGTCTTGGTCAGGTCGGCGCGCAGGTGCGGGCAGCGGCGCTGCACCATCCAGTCGCCGAGCTGGGCGTCCTCGGTCTGGTCGGTCTGCTCGGCGTACCAGTTCTCGACGTACTCGATCCGGTCGCGGGAGAGGCACTTGAGGAACGTGGTGAGGAACTCGTTGAACTTGCCGCTGCGGCCGACCTCGAACTGCATCGACAGGAAGATCGAGTTCGACCAGTCGATCTCGCCGTCGCGGATGTTGGTCGAGACGAGGTCGGCGGGGATCGTGTACCAGTAGATGCACTCC
This genomic interval carries:
- the pyrR gene encoding bifunctional pyr operon transcriptional regulator/uracil phosphoribosyltransferase PyrR, giving the protein MSTRTVLHEADIARALTRISHEILESNRGPENLVILGIPTRGVTLANRVAALVTEFGGHPVPVGSLDVTMYRDDLHRNPTRAPQPTQIPAGGIDGKTVVLVDDVLFSGRSIRAALDALQDIGRPAAVRLATLVDRGHRELPIRPDFVGKNLPSAREERVNVRLSEIDGAEEVTIES